One genomic segment of Flagellimonas marinaquae includes these proteins:
- a CDS encoding ankyrin repeat domain-containing protein, with translation MKKTIFTVAAFCMLALSGISANELKTIKTDVEIEMESPDDLSAFCKAVMQGDVETVKKFIELGEDVNQKSLGKAPIHYAARYNKADVLQVLIDNGADVKKRCDGGMTAIKYAKLSNATEAQAVLEAAMKKK, from the coding sequence ATGAAAAAAACAATCTTTACAGTGGCTGCATTTTGCATGTTGGCCCTAAGCGGTATTTCTGCCAACGAGCTGAAAACCATCAAAACAGATGTGGAAATCGAAATGGAATCGCCGGATGATCTTAGTGCTTTTTGCAAAGCGGTTATGCAAGGCGATGTAGAAACTGTAAAAAAGTTTATTGAACTTGGAGAGGATGTCAACCAAAAATCATTGGGCAAGGCACCTATCCATTATGCCGCACGCTACAATAAGGCCGATGTACTGCAAGTTCTTATTGATAACGGTGCGGATGTTAAAAAACGCTGCGACGGGGGAATGACAGCAATCAAATATGCCAAACTATCCAATGCTACAGAAGCCCAAGCCGTACTGGAAGCTGCTATGAAGAAAAAATAG
- a CDS encoding M48 family metalloprotease: MRRGSWRIRILIGLAIVAFAFVRRCSNQEENPYTGRTQNIDMTAEQEIAIGLQSAPEMAQQHGGLYPDERLQNLVDAVGQKLVKSSIANQTPYEYDFHLLADDRTVNAFALPGGQIFITYALFSQLNEAQLAGVLGHEIGHVLGRHSAERIAESTFWQTLATGASVGGDMGNLVAGIGQNTLLTNGRNDELESDELGVLFMIEAGYDPYQMIEVMKILKAAAGPNRVPEFQSTHPDPENRIEKIQEAIQKYSGR, encoded by the coding sequence ATGAGAAGAGGAAGTTGGCGCATTCGCATCCTAATTGGTCTGGCCATTGTTGCCTTTGCCTTTGTACGAAGGTGCAGCAACCAAGAGGAAAACCCATACACCGGTAGAACCCAGAACATAGACATGACGGCGGAGCAAGAAATTGCCATTGGCCTACAAAGTGCACCAGAAATGGCACAACAGCACGGAGGCCTGTATCCCGACGAACGTCTGCAGAATCTGGTAGATGCCGTGGGACAAAAGTTGGTCAAGAGCAGTATTGCCAACCAAACCCCTTATGAGTACGATTTTCATTTATTGGCAGATGATCGCACCGTAAACGCCTTTGCCCTTCCTGGCGGACAAATATTTATTACCTATGCTCTCTTTTCACAACTTAACGAAGCGCAATTGGCCGGTGTACTAGGTCACGAAATTGGACATGTACTCGGACGGCATTCCGCAGAGCGTATTGCCGAAAGCACATTTTGGCAAACCTTGGCCACGGGAGCATCGGTCGGTGGCGATATGGGCAATCTGGTTGCCGGTATCGGGCAAAACACCCTGCTAACCAATGGAAGGAACGATGAATTGGAAAGCGATGAACTTGGCGTGTTGTTCATGATCGAAGCTGGGTACGACCCTTATCAAATGATCGAAGTAATGAAAATTCTAAAAGCGGCGGCAGGGCCCAATAGGGTCCCAGAATTCCAAAGCACCCATCCGGACCCCGAAAACAGAATAGAAAAAATACAAGAGGCCATCCAAAAATATTCAGGTCGATAG
- the gpmI gene encoding 2,3-bisphosphoglycerate-independent phosphoglycerate mutase, giving the protein MSKKVILMILDGWGKSPNPEVSAIAKANTPFIDSLYTKYPNADLHTDGMNVGLPEGQMGNSEVGHMNLGAGRIVYQDLAKINKAVKEDTLKNEKVLKEAFEYAKANHKPVHFLGLVSNGGVHSHIDHVKALIKAADENGVKQSFVHAFTDGRDVDPKSGKGFLVDLNQYCSDKNTRLATVIGRYYAMDRDKRWERVKQAYDVVVNANGEKVQDIGEAMQKSYDNGITDEFIKPLVLTDSNNEPIAKIKDGDVIIFFNFRTDRGRELTQVLSQQDFHEQNMHKLDLYYVTMTNYDESFKGIKIIFNKENIKDTLGETLAKNGKKQIRIAETEKYPHVTFFFNGGREEPFDGEKRILCPSPKVATYDLQPEMSAYEIRDAIVPELQKGEADFVCLNFANPDMVGHTGVMEAAIKACETVDECAKDVINAGLENGYSTIVIADHGNCDTMVNPDGSPNTAHTTNPVPLILVDNEIKVVKNGVLGDIAPTILKMLEVPQPELMTQKPLV; this is encoded by the coding sequence ATGAGCAAAAAGGTAATTCTTATGATTTTGGATGGATGGGGAAAATCCCCGAATCCAGAAGTTTCGGCCATTGCAAAGGCCAATACACCATTTATAGATTCACTGTACACCAAATATCCCAATGCCGACCTCCACACCGATGGAATGAACGTAGGACTTCCCGAAGGGCAAATGGGAAACAGCGAGGTAGGACATATGAACCTTGGCGCGGGCAGGATTGTGTATCAAGATCTGGCCAAGATCAATAAGGCCGTAAAAGAAGATACCTTAAAAAACGAGAAAGTGCTCAAAGAAGCATTTGAATATGCAAAAGCAAACCATAAACCTGTCCATTTTTTAGGATTGGTCAGCAATGGTGGTGTACACAGCCACATCGACCATGTAAAAGCATTGATTAAGGCCGCGGACGAAAACGGCGTAAAACAATCGTTTGTACATGCCTTTACAGATGGCAGGGATGTGGACCCAAAAAGCGGAAAAGGATTTTTGGTCGACCTTAACCAATACTGCTCCGACAAAAATACCCGATTGGCCACCGTTATCGGTCGTTATTATGCCATGGACCGCGATAAGCGTTGGGAACGGGTAAAACAAGCTTATGATGTTGTTGTAAATGCCAATGGGGAAAAAGTTCAGGATATTGGCGAGGCCATGCAAAAAAGTTATGACAATGGTATTACGGACGAATTTATAAAGCCCTTGGTCCTTACCGATTCCAACAATGAGCCCATTGCAAAAATCAAAGATGGTGACGTGATCATTTTCTTCAATTTTAGGACGGACCGCGGTCGTGAGTTGACCCAAGTCCTGAGCCAGCAAGATTTCCACGAGCAAAACATGCATAAGCTGGACTTGTACTATGTGACCATGACAAATTATGATGAATCCTTTAAAGGAATCAAGATTATTTTCAACAAGGAAAACATAAAGGACACCCTTGGTGAAACCTTGGCCAAAAATGGTAAAAAACAAATTCGGATAGCTGAGACCGAAAAATATCCCCACGTTACTTTTTTCTTTAATGGTGGACGCGAGGAACCTTTTGATGGAGAAAAGCGCATTCTTTGTCCATCGCCCAAAGTTGCCACCTACGACCTCCAGCCAGAAATGAGTGCATACGAAATTCGGGACGCTATTGTTCCGGAACTACAAAAAGGTGAAGCCGATTTTGTTTGCCTCAATTTTGCAAATCCCGATATGGTTGGTCATACTGGTGTAATGGAAGCTGCCATTAAAGCCTGCGAAACTGTGGACGAATGTGCAAAAGACGTTATCAATGCAGGTTTGGAAAACGGTTACTCCACAATTGTGATAGCAGACCACGGAAACTGCGACACCATGGTAAACCCGGATGGGAGCCCAAACACGGCACACACAACAAACCCGGTGCCCCTTATTCTTGTGGACAACGAGATAAAAGTGGTTAAAAATGGTGTTCTGGGTGATATAGCTCCGACGATTCTAAAAATGTTGGAAGTACCACAACCCGAACTCATGACCCAAAAACCTTTGGTTTAA
- a CDS encoding DUF6747 family protein yields MGTLLHFKDLYLEAFDDCRPSFVVFFLKGYSIFCAAMFVLAVYAFLYRAFTGFEF; encoded by the coding sequence ATGGGAACACTATTACATTTTAAAGATCTCTATTTAGAGGCATTCGACGATTGCAGACCAAGCTTTGTAGTATTCTTTTTAAAAGGATATTCTATATTTTGCGCAGCCATGTTCGTATTGGCCGTATATGCATTTTTGTACAGAGCTTTTACTGGCTTTGAATTCTAA